In Lolium rigidum isolate FL_2022 chromosome 3, APGP_CSIRO_Lrig_0.1, whole genome shotgun sequence, the genomic window NNNNNNNNNNNNNNNNNNNNNNNNNNNNNNNNNNNNNNNNNNNNNNNNNNNNNNNNNNNNNNNNNNNNNNNNNNNNggccgcgccgccttatggtgtggggccctcgggcctccacttgatttgtccttctcggctccgtcgtattctgggaaaatagggccttccgtcaaaatcccgaggtttttccccgaaagttggatttctgcacaaaaacgagacaccagaacagttctgctgaaaacagcgttagtccgtgttagttgcatccaaaatacacaaattagaggcaaaacaatagcaaaagtgttcgggaaagtagatacgttttggacgtatcacggcgcgacgcaaatggtcgctgagcgaccgttttcgtccgccgtgaccggaaatgcgtctgggccctgctccagcggggcgacgcaaagtgaccggcccatccgcggagacgcaaacctggcccaaatatgcgccaggtttgcgtctccgcggacgcttggCGGACGCggcgagcgtcctccatttcttacccggtcccgcaagtcagcgagagcaaaatcgaccgctttgacctgatttcttttttcaccctcgttggtgccctagtgcgacgccaccgccccaatccccgccgtccgccgcagcgccgcagtactcgccgccggcaccgttgagaacgagcgtcctgatggccgcaatgagaaccagtgggaattccaaggtgagttggttgcgccacttcctggagcttcatcttggcaggactatctacatatgaatgtagaagtcacaaacgataccgtctccaaacagctgcagacggatctgattgagcatcaatggaccatggctggccatgaagatcatgcctagaggactagtatcttattttcatgtagacttttaaaaatttaaatgttataactatgacttcgttgaaatcctatttgttgtttcaaaacttcatatttgatgcaaacgcggaaatgcgtcgcaccgctggagccaccccagggtgcaaacggacgcgcgaacaaAAACGGTCGGTCTCGCGTCCGCCGCACGACGcgaacggacatttcggacgttcgaaatgcgtcgcgccgctagagatgccctaacgCGCATGTCAGACACACCGGTTCGAGCCAAACTCCGGCATCTCAATATGTCATTGCTGACCGATTTATTAGTGCGTCAAAAACAATAAACTTTATACTAGTGGCACGGGTGCACGTGCATGTTCCACGGTCTGGTAGTAACTGTCCACAAATGGAGACAATACTAGCAATTACCTGCACCTATCAGTAGCTCCATTATTGGATCGGACCAGTGTAGAACATCGGCACATAGATCAATCTTTTGAGGTAAAGCGACCCGCCGTTTTGTCCGAAAATCAGCACCGGTCGCTAGCTTCAGCTTGTGGTGGCAGCGCTCCCTATCAATTCTTCGAGCTGCATGGATAACCTATTACGTATTTGTTGGTTAAATCAACGCGGAGCGGCCGGGCTCGGGTCAGCTGTGGAGCAACGTGCGCGCTGTTACCCTTGCTTTGCACGAAGGGCGCTGTACAAATTGCGGCTGCCCAGTAATTTTTTTTAGATTCTCAGGGAGACATTCTCCCCGGTTCCATTTCATGCCGAAAAGAAACCAGTGTCATCAGTTTTACAGAAATAAAACGCACCCAGTGAAACCCTGCTACACTTTGTAGCCTAAACAGCAACTAAAACAGAGATTTGGGAATAATTAAGCGTCAGTTGAGTATCTGAAACATTATTTTTTGCGGGTAGCATCTACTAAAACATGTTGACCCAGCGATATGACAGAGAGGAAATCTAATTAGTAAAGAAAAAGAGGGATGTCATAAGATTGAGACGATAAACCTATGATACTCATGGGTCCTGCTAGCTAGAGAGGAAGTCTTTTTTGTCTATCTACATATTAAACGTGTTATAgagcagaaactcaattcggctcccgggtgcgtatgatccctctaccataaaaacatatttccaagtgttaaaaaaatttgacaaaaaaatttacatgtacatctccataacatatgtgtattcgtcaagtttcacgaaaaaatgatattttttgtagtctaagcgaaaaagagaaaatttatcttgtgacaagtctttgtttcagcaccgaattttgtcttttttacacacgccacatgacatgtctatttttcatgaaacgactttgtgagcgtgtagcacatgaagatgtacgtgcgaaatttttgtttcaatttttttgacattttaaaatgtgtctaatatgtatttcaagataaagggagcatacgctcccatgtgccaaaacatcactccctatTATAGAGCAGCCACCGATGTGCTCATATCAGCTTCCTTCGTTTCAAAATAAGTGTCACGATTTTTTCATATATGTATGTATCTATACATCAAaacgtgtctagatacatgcaaatGTAAATAAATCTGTGACGCTTATTGTAGAATAGAGAAAGTAGCAATTAGATAGGGTTTTTTAGTGTATCGGATATTCGGATTAGTTGCAGCCGAGTAGGCCTCTTTTTTTCAATAGCTTGGCTCCGTGACCATAGTTGATTCTCTTTCAAAAGTCGGATCATAAACACTCCTATGATGCCAATATAGTGGTAACGTCATAATATTGAGTGATATATGtgtagcaaaaaaaaagtcaTTGAAACGTATTCATGCGGAATCTAGTTTGAGTGGGGACTCACACCAGGGTAaaaggtatatgttttgtattacCTTTCAGAATCATGTTCTTGCAAATATTGGAGCGACTCAATTTTTTGGATGTTGAATGGCATTCTGCTAAAGTAAAATCAAGAGAGAACTGTAGTCTAGGTAATTTGTTGAGTTTGTGTTGGCTCCCTTTTTCCTCTGAGATGAGATGTTTTCTAGGATATATTTTAATTCCTACAGGTCCTTTTTGCAATCTGCTTAAAAAATGAGGACATTATAATTACTCAACAAAAGTAGATTGTGTTTTCTTGCTTCATTAGATCATTATTTGACTAGGTTATATCCACAAGGTTGAAGATTCCTTAATGATGCTTAAATGATTTCCTGGAGTATAGGATTTGGATGAGCTCGAACTCACCTTGTACTAAAGGAAAGGATCCTCTCCGGAACGCATACATACTAGAAGGACAAGCGCGCTTCGCCACGCCGCCTACCTGGCGTTGTTGCATGTCCTAGCCTGTGCAATGTATCAACGGGCATTTTGTGGATGGGAGGGGTGTGCTTCATTGCGTTTTGTCATTAGAGAAACTAGCAAGGAAAGGcgtggcggcacgccgcgccaggaTGACAATTAAAGTGTAAAAATTGGTTAAGTATTCATGGTAGAGCTGATAGAGCGGTGCCACGATAAGTGGTGTGATGTTTTCCTGTGCTCTATTGGATCTTTGCCGCATGCAGCTAGATAATTGATGACCAAATCCATACGGAGTAAGTAATTTGTACATGGCATAGTTGTAGTACTTGGTTCACTTGAATGATATATCACCATATAACTTGCAGACATAGTCCCCTGTCTAGTTCCATTTCTATCCAATATCCAAGGAATGCTGCAAGACTGGTATACTAAAACTGCAGGTGTAGGACACAGTGCCAACATAAATGGTGAAAAAAGTGGCACCTTGCAACTGACAACATCTTACTGACTACTAATCATGTATTCTTGCTATCCATGGAACATGACTATAATCATCGACGTGGTTCAGAATAAAGGTCATCTCTTAACATCAACATTCATAACTCAAAGACACTGATCCAAAATCCCAACTTTTCATCTGGTCTCTAGCTCTATGACCGACTCCTCGCGTCCACAACCAGCAGTCACAGCAGTCGCTTCCTCTGACTCCACAAGAAGCTTATCATTCCAACATTACTACGACAACAAAAATTCTCAAGTTATGACTACTTAAAAAAACAGAAAGTCATTGTAATAGATGAAAAGCCGATCTTCTAAATCCCCAAGTTTGCCCCATCCAAAGCACTTCATGTGGAGCTCATCTATATTCCGTATAACTTATGTGTATCATCACTCAGTGTCTTGATAGGTTCAACATTgcaaaccggaacaacaaaatttCATTGCATTGGATAGTTTAAATTTATCATTCGTTATATTTTTGCACTAATAAAAGCATTTGACTACAGAAGCCCACAGCGATAGTGAAATATACTACAGAAACCTTTTTAAGAAGAGCCACAAGTAACTTTAAGGATCATGAATGGCGAAAACCGTTGCACTCAATCCACAATTTTTTACTTTCTTAGCTATTTCAAATTGAGCTGACAAAAGAAAGAGCAAGAATTTGAAAAGGAACCCACATATACTAAATGTATGCTATTAATCTAAGAGAACACTTGTAACCCTCTACTGTACTCACAAGTAAAGAAACACAGACTGGCAGCCACCAAAAGAAAACCCATTTGGGTGTTTAAGTCCAACCCATATATCACACGCCAAGAGATCGGACCCTAACACAAATGAAAAAAGTTAGATATCTGGATACTTGAGAAAATTTAAGTCTGCGAACAAATTCATAAAAGGTGCACTGAACGAATTATTTTACAAATTGAACAAATGAAGTTAAAATGCCAATGACAACAGGACAATATATCTTCTAAAATCGGGCACTAAAGAAAGTGAAGAAGCCAAAAAAAACAATTGTGAAAATTAGAATTTTGATCTTCTGAAAGTATGCACTAATGGAAGATATAAAGAAAAAGCAGGGTAGTGATCAGTTTAATTAATCCAAATGGGGACCGATGTACAGATGCGACGTAAACCTATAGCTTAGATTAAGAACCAGTTGCAAATACATATATGATCTGGTATCTGCAAGAAAGTATCGGTCATGTTCTTTCAAATATGGTTTAGAATATGGTAAGTCAGAGTTTACAGAAGAGTGTGCTCAATTAGTTTATAGTCTTTATTTGTTGCCAGCACGGGGTTGATGCACAAGATTGTCGAAGTTTTCACAGTATATGAATATGAATTTTAAAGCATGCTTGCAGTTAAGAAGAGAAGATCAAGCTTAAGGTAATGAAATACTAAATGAATGGTAAATATTGTCTTAGATCTTAATTAGTTATCAGCAGAATAAGTAAGCCAAGAGTGTCAGGTAAACTTAGAGGTTGTCCTAAAAGATAAATATAAGAAATTCCTAAAAGATATTGTCTTAGATCTTAATTAGTTATCAGCAGAATAAGTAAACCAAGAGTGTCAGGTAAACTTAGAGGTTGTCCTAAAAGATAAATATAAGAAATTCCTAAAAGACTGCAATTATGAAAAGACTCATTCTCTGGTTTGTGCGTTCTGGTAGCACTATAAAAGGAAACGCTTTGTAGGAGAACATGGGAATGTGGTTGGGGTACAAAGGATCCATACCGGAACTCTCACTTTCCTTGCTAATCCGGACAGACCAATTTAAGTGAGAAAGTTGGTACCTCTCAAGACAAAACTCTACCAAAAAAAGATCTGGTAATCGGAGAACTTTCTAATGAAAACATAGTTTGAAGTGACTACCGTTGGAAATGTCGGTGCCGTATTAATTTTTCTTGTTTGTATGGAATTTCTTGTACCATTTTTCTTTGAGTAAAGCAAATTCTCAGATAGTGTCCAGCTGATCTCCATGTATTTTTTACACCACATAGGTTATCTCTCGATTCCTTGTTAACATGCCCTCCATTGTATTGCTCTGCATCCAGAAGAAAGTGGCGAGGGGTGTGAATGCACATACTAAACAGACATGTTAACTATATTTCACTGTCATAATCTATTCTACAAAATTATATTCTAAACATAGCTTCAAATTTCTTTTGAATTTAACTTCCAGATCTAAACTGAAATATAATGAAATGGACATTTGTGATCTGAGCATAAGAAACATGAAAAGTTGAGAATACAAAAAGGGACATAACACTTATATGTCGTGATACACTGAAAGGGGTTGAAATTGAGATGCAATGAATTTTCCGTATTATTTTGATTAGATTGAAGTTCTCTAAACTGTGTACAGATGCCTACAGTAGGTAAGTGTGTATACTAAAATTTTCTTCCATTTAAAGGCAAGGAAAAGATATAAATTTCTGTTCAGATGCAGGTCATGCATTGCTACTTATTTTCTTTAAATTGTGCTCCAAGAGAATTACCAACCTGCATGATAATGAGCATCGATTTATTGTACATTTCCAGGAAAATGGAATATTAATATTAACATCTAAAAATTTCCAGGAAAATGGAATATAAATATTAATATCTAAAAAAAACCTCACGCAAATCCACAAAATATCCCATATGCTCATTAGTTATTCTTTAAGACAGCTCAGTGTAACTATTATATCACGAACTTGATTTTTTGGATAAATTATGGGCATCATTGGCAGATGCCTCCCATCCCTCTTTTCTTTCACTTTCAACAAATAACAATGAATTATAAAAATATTAGGAAAAATCTCCACCATGGAATTGGTCTGACATACATCGGCATCTCAGGTTTGAACGTCAGATATGAACAACACTGACAATGCATAGTAGATCAAGCTATCGGGCCTCAATTGTCCGTGGCTGCCTAGCCAATGTCCCCAGTAGCTACTGAGCATTGGTACGTAAATTAATTATCAACTCAATTCAGTTAAGTGTTTGATCAAACTAAGAGAACATGGCTCCTTAGCCAATGCCCCCAGTAGCTACTGAGCGTTGCTAGGTAAATTAATAATCACCTCAATTCAGTTAGATGTTTGATCGAACTAAGATATCATCAATTCGATAAGCTAGGCAGAAAAGATTAAAAAAGAAAgtggtaataataaacttaagaaTATGCTTATGATGTCAGAAAGAATATTTCAAAAATATACATGCACCCTTTCAATGCTTGTTTCCTCAAAGCACAACCTTTGATGAGAGTGAATCAGTGGCGATTTTTATGTTCAACAATAATCTGTCTTAATTACCTAGAGTGTTACCAACGGGACATCCGCACTACATACCTCTATTATCTTTCTGTTTTCATTATCCAAAATGAATGCAGAGGTTCAGTTCACCTTCGTGCACAGAAAATCTGCTGATTACAATGGAACACAACTGATGGTGCCATACCCATAACGATTTAGGATTTTAGGATTCAGAGAATAAATGAGAAATATATTCTTCTTCAAATCATATTTATTCCCACTGATCTTAGCATGTTTCCTGACAAGGAGGCAGTCTATACAGATAATTTTCATAGGCTAAGGAAGTCGTTCTCTGCATGAAGGTGAATCAGTAATAAATGGCATACCTATTGCACACCATGTACAATGTGACATAAAAGATGGTAAGTGAACCACAATGAATATTCAAGCTCGCATACTACAGCCATATGCTCATCATAAGATGTCATTGCTTGAGCTTGTGCTGCAACTTTGTACTTAGTGCCAAAATTGTAAACGAAGCAGCACAAATAAGATGGAAATGACATGTGATTAGCTAGAGGTATATCATGGATTATGTGGAGGAGTGATCCAAGACCATGGACATAGTAACTGATGTAGATTTCTGAACCTTTCAATAGAAaagtaaacaaaaacaaaaatgaaatcgAGATGACTTACATGTCATCTCACGGATAAGTCATGAGGGAAAtcccaaacaaaataaaaaagaaaactaaaaaataaagcaTTTCTATAAATAATTGAAGGAATATCTGAtccaagtgattcacaaacatGCCCCACCTATGGATTTATTAAGCTCCAAAACCATACAAAAACATCCACAAAAATCAATAGGCTGCGCTGTCACAAACTTAACTAAGTAGCAAGTATGAAGTTACCAGGATCCTTATATAAAACACATACTTGCTCTTTTAAAGGAAGAATGATTTCTTATTGAAAACAACTAAAACGTGTATATCTCAAAAGATTGAAAAAACTGATATAGTATAATACACGACTCAGTTATTTGCATGACTAAGTTGTTGTCTTGCTGTGTGTAGCTGCTGTCCAAATAAAAATTAGACAGCATAAGAGCATCCCACTGCTGCAACATCAGAGGGTAAAATTCTCACAATTGCTTTTTGTTATGTAAGCTCAGTTTTAATCCACAGCCAACCCATTTTCCCCAAAGCTTGAGGTCGCCATATGACTTGCCTATGCCCATAACATTTATGATTGTTGGTAAAGGGTGAGCAGACAATCGTACAAGTATGAAGCAGAGGACAAACCTGATGAAAATCAGAAAGGTTGGTAAATCTGAATGACCAACTGCTTGagctgcctcctacatttgaataGTTTCCTTGTCAGGTACCTGAATTATTTTCCAGTGTCTGGCAAAGAGATAAAATTACTTCAAAAGAGTGTAACAAATAAAACGCTACCCCATGTTGACCTTGAAACAGAATATTAACTATAGAATTGATTTCCACCTTATGTAGCAATACATACACAGGTCATAAATAATCGAATCATATGTAACTAAATTTGACACTAATTAGAAACCATGGCGATGAAAAAAAAATATTGGGTTGTTTCCTATTGAAGGAGAATATGGATTTGAGCTGCAGTTTTTTAGTTTTTATCATTGTCTCAATGTGATATCATAGATACTAATTACGCTTTAGCTTTGGTGCTCGAGAAATAAAAATGATGGTAAACAATCTATCTACCTAGGGGACCAACTCTTTTCACATGGTGGTAAATAATACCTAGTGAGAGATACCATGGTctactaattagggtttaggcaGGCTAAACTAATCACAACATTTCCTGTCATGCTCTCACCTGAAGAAACAATAAATCATTAGATTGATCAAATTTTCCCTCAATCAAAAACTTACACTGAAACCCTGCATGGAAACACTGGAATATAATtttgaaaagaaagaagaattgtTCTGATACCAAAACAAAGCACAAGAATGTAGAAAGAGATAACTGAAAATAAAACCATGATTTTGATTTGTGCATGTACTCCCCCTTATGCTTCCATATAATCTAGAAGAATTTTCGTTCTTACTTCAAAGGTGATTCATCCCTCATGTAAGAAAAATCAGTATAAATGGACACTTGTACAGGACTAAAATCATGGAAACTTAATATAATTTGAAAGTTCATGCCAAGCTTGGTTTATGCACAATCCATCTTATTATGGCAGCGCAGATTCCAGATCCCATCGCTAAAGACAATCATCTGGTTTCAGCTACGTAAGACATATAAATTACTTTTGCGCAGCCAGAAAGACATTGTCAACATAGTTTAATATTAGAACATGCCTCTTGCTGACCAGCCAGAAATGCCATTTTCCGATACAGCGAACTTACAGTGTACATCTTTCTTGCGAACATCTCAAAATTAACAATTCAACATTTTATAAATCTAAGGCTTTTCCGTCCATGTACGAACAGGGCAATCACATGTCAGCCAAATGACTTAGCCTGCAAAAAAATGCAGCCACATGGTAGAGGCAAGGTTTCAGTAAAAAATCAGAGCACTGCATCATCCGTAGATGTGAAACTCTCGATTAAAACCTTTGCGAGTGCACTTTGAAAAAGCAAACTAAGAAAAACAGATACTTTAGATTTGGTTTGGGAGATTTAGGAATTGAAGTGGCGAAGAATTATACTGGCTTCTCCATAGACGGCAGTTGGAAGAGAAACGGGGCGAGGAGAATCCCGTAACGGATAGCTGGCTTAGGTGCTCTTCACAAAAGATTTACATCAAACATGGAAGCGACATGGGGGATAAGTCGGGGCGCACAGGCTGAGGACAGAGAGCTGACATGCGTACCAGAATTTAGCCGGAGATAAGAGAAAATAGGGAGGAGATGGCCAGAGAGCACTGACCTGTGTTGATTTAGTCGCGGTCGCCGGCGTCCGCCGCTTCATGTCGCCCTCCGATCTTTCTCCATCCTTGCGGGCTCGCAACTTCATCGTCCGCCACCGCACTGCCTCCTCTCCTAGCCTAGCCTTTCCATCTGCGCGAGCAGGGTGTCGGCTGGGGCAGCGCGCACGGCAGGCAAGTTGAGCACGCGGAGACGGGCAGCCGGCCTCGACGCCGGGAGGAGAAACCGGAAGTCGGCAACCACGGCGACCTCGGTAAGGGGAGAGCTCAGAATAGCTCACTCGGGACTGAGAGATTTGGGAGAGATGAGACCCGTACACCACGACGGAGGCGACCACCTGGCGGACCATGGTCCGCGCGCAGGTCCTCCGAACATCACAGACAAATAAATCATCTCCGTGGCCGCCGAGCAGCTACCGCCCAGATCTAAGGGAGGTGACGGCGCGAGCGTGCGCCGGTAGGCTGCAGGCCGCGCAACACTAGGAAGGACAGCCCGCCGCAGGCCGGAGACCCGAGTTCATCCGTTCGCGCACAGGATCGCCACCTTCTTCGTCGTGCTCCATACATAGCGCCACCGCGCCTCCATACGTGACGGTGATGGCTTGCGACACACCTCCCCCGCCTCCTGTGGTACGGGGGGCGCCACCGCGGCAgttgccggcggcagcggcagcaagaagagGCGAGGGGCTGGGGCTTGCAGCGGTGGATCATGAGTGTCCGGCGCTGCTCAGCGAGCTCTCCTAGGACACGTTTTTTTTATGTTCAGTCGTGTGCTGAAGCGTTGGGTTTTCCCAATATGGCGGGCCCCACCACTGATCGCATGTACAGAGCAACAAAGCTAGAGGCACCCAGCCACATTCATGgaacagaagaagaaaaaagaacgcCGACTAAAAAACACACATGATAACCTTGGAAATTTCTATGGTACACCTCAACTGCACACGGAAAAGAATTAGTGAAAAGCAGATCACACAAAGCACATGCGTGTCAGCACCAGGTTAATTCCTAAAAAGCCTCAAAATTCTGGTAAAAAAGATGTGTGTTCatctttaatatagtagttatgatGAAAAAAGCTTTCATCTGAAAGTTACATTGTTAACAACACAATGACCATATGCATCAGAATATAGCatgttttgttttctttgaatGTATGGCTACAAAAACATGTCTAAGA contains:
- the LOC124703817 gene encoding uncharacterized protein LOC124703817; amino-acid sequence: MVRQVVASVVVYGSHLSQISQSRVSYSELSPYRGRRGCRLPVSPPGVEAGCPSPRAQLACRARCPSRHPARADGKARLGEEAVRWRTMKLRARKDGERSEGDMKRRTPATATKSTQEAAQAVGHSDLPTFLIFIRFVLCFILVRLSAHPLPTIINVMGIGKSYGDLKLWGKWVGCGLKLSLHNKKQL